In a genomic window of Drosophila takahashii strain IR98-3 E-12201 chromosome 3L, DtakHiC1v2, whole genome shotgun sequence:
- the Taf4 gene encoding transcription initiation factor TFIID subunit 4 isoform X6, with product MNTSQTAAGNRITFTSQPLPNGTINIAGNPGAVISTAQLPNTTTIKTIQAGIGGQHQGLQQVHHVQQQQQQQQQAQQQQTQSAGQPLLNSMLPAGVVVGMRHQAPSQQQQKNVPTNPLSRVVINSHMAGVRPQSPSSMTNTTATSNIIVNSVASSGYANSSQPPHLTQLNAQAPHLPQITQIQTIPAQQSQQQQQVNNVSSAGGVATAVSSTTAAATTTQQGNTKEKCRKFLANLIELSTREPKPVEKNVRTLIQELVNANVEPEEFCDRLERLLNASPQPCLIGFLKKSLPLLRQALYTKELVIEGIKPPPQHVLGLAGLSQQLPKIQAQIRPIGPSQTTTIGQTQVRMITPNALGAPRPTIGHTTISKQPPNIRLPTAPRLVNTGGIRTQIPSLQVPGQANIVQIRGPQHAQLQRTGSVQIRATTRPPNSVPTANKLTAVKVGQTQIKAITPSLHPPSLAAISGGPPPTPTLSVLSTLNSASTTSLPIPSLPTVHLPPEALRAREQMQNSLNHNNNHFEAKLVEIKAPSLLPPHMERINASLTPIGAKTMARPPPAISKTIGKKKRDAMEMDAKLNTSSGASAAAANSFFQQSSMSSMYGDDDINDVAAMGGVNLAEESQRILGCTENIGTQIRSCKDEVFLNLPALQARIRAITSEAGLDEPSQDVAVLISHACQERLKNIVEKLAVIAEHRIDVIKLDSRYEPAKDVRGQIKFLEELDKAEQKRHEELEREMLLRAAKSRSRVEDPEQAKMKARAKEMQRAEMEELRQRDANLTALQAIGPRKKLKLDGETVSAGVGSSGGGVMSSSGSAPTTLRPRIKRVNLRDMLFYMEQEREFCRSSVLFKTYLK from the exons ATGAACACCAGCCAGACAGCTGCCGGCAACCGCATCACCTTCACCAGCCAGCCGCTGCCCAATGGCACCATCAACATAGCCGGCAATCCCGGCGCCGTCATATCCACGGCCCAGCTGCCGAACACCACCACCATCAAGACCATACAGGCGGGCATCGGTGGTCAGCATCAGGGACTCCAGCAGGTCCATCatgtccagcagcagcagcagcaacagcagcaggcgcagcagcagcagacgcAATCC GCCGGTCAACCGCTGCTCAACTCGATGCTGCCGGCGGGCGTGGTGGTTGGCATGCGCCACCAGGCGccgtcgcagcagcagcagaagaatGTGCCCACCAATCCGCTCAGTCGTGTGGTGATCAACTCGCACATGGCGGGCGTCAGGCCGCAGAGTCCATCG TCTATGACCAACACGACGGCCACCAGCAACATTATTGTCAATTCGGTGGCCAGCAGTGGCTATGCGAACTCATCGCAGCCGCCGCACCTGACGCAATTGAATGCGCAGGCGCCGCACTTGCCGCAGATTACGCAGATCCAAACGATACCGGCCCAGCaatcccagcagcagcagcaggtgaaCAACGTAAGCTCCGCGGGAGGAGTGGCGACGGCGGTGAGCAGCACGACGGCGGCGGCGACGACGACGCAGCAGGGCAATACCAAAGAAAAGTGTCGCAAGTTTCTAGCCAATTTAATCGAATTGTCGACACGGGAACCGAAGCCGGTGGAGAAGAATGTGCGCACCCTCATCCAGGAGTTGGTCAATGCGAATGTGGAGCCCGAGGAGTTTTGTGACCGCCTGGAGCGCTTGCTCAACGCCAGCCCGCAGCCATGTCTGATTGGATTCCTCAAGAAGAGTTTGCCCCTGCTCCGGCAGGCGCTGTACACCAAGGAGCTGGTAATCGAAGGCATCAAACCACCGCCGCAGCATGTGCTCGGCCTGGCCGGACTCTCTCAACAGCTGCCT AAAATTCAAGCGCAAATCCGTCCCATCGGTCCCAGCCAGACAACGACTATTGGACAGACGCAGGTGCGCATGATAACGCCGAATGCCTTGGGCGCGCCGCGACCCACCATTGGCCACACGACGATATCGAAGCAGCCGCCCAATATCCGGTTGCCCACGGCACCGCGACTCGTCAACACGGGAGGAATTCGCACCCAGATTCCATCGTTACAGGTGCCTGGACAGGCG AATATAGTGCAAATTCGTGGACCGCAGCATGCGCAGTTGCAGCGCACGGGATCGGTGCAAATCCGGGCCACCACCCGGCCTCCAAACAGTGTGCCCACCGCGAACAAACTCACTGCCGTCAAGGTGGGCCAGACGCAAATCAAAGCGATTACGCCCAGCCTGCACCCGCCCTCGCTGGCCGCCATCTCCGGCGGACCGCCGCCCACGCCCACGCTTTCCGTTTTGTCCACTCTAAACTCCGCCTCGACCACATCGCTGCCGATACCGTCGCTACCCACGGTCCACCTGCCGCCCGAGGCTCTTCGAGCCCGCGAGCAGATGCAGAACTCGCTGaaccacaacaacaatcaCTTCGAAGCGAAGCTGGTGGAGATCAAGGCGCCGTCACTGCTGCCGCCGCACATGGAGCGCATCAACGCGTCGCTGACGCCGATTGGAGCCAAGACGATGGCGCGGCCGCCGCCAGCGATCAGCAAGACGATTGGTAAAAAGAAGCGAGACGCCATGGAAATGGACGCCAAGCTAAATACATCGAGCGGAGCGTCGGCCGCTGCGGCCAACTCGTTTTTCCAGCAGAGCTCCATGTCCTCGATGTACGGCGACGATGATATCAACGATGTGGCCGCCATGGGTGGCGTTAACCTGGCGGAGGAGTCGCAGCGCATACTCGGCTGCACGGAAAACATCGGCACGCAGATTCGTTCGTGCAAAGATGAAGTGTTTCTCAACCTGCCCGCCCTGCAAGCCCGGATACGGGCCATTACATCGGAGGCGGGACTGGACGAGCCGTCGCAGGATGTGGCCGTTCTGATATCGCACGCCTGCCAGGAGCGACTGAAGAATATTGTGGAGAAGTTGGCTGTGATAGCGGAGCACCGCATTGATGTCATCAAG TTGGATTCACGCTACGAGCCCGCCAAGGATGTGCGCGGTCAGATCAAGTTCCTGGAGGAGCTGGACAAGGCCGAGCAGAAGCGACACGAGGAGCTGGAGCGGGAGATGCTGCTGCGGGCAGCCAAGTCGAGGTCGCGCGTAGAGGATCCCGAGCAGGCCAAGATGAAGGCGAGG GCCAAGGAGATGCAGCGCGCCGAGATGGAGGAGCTGCGTCAGCGCGATGCCAATCTGACGGCGTTACAGGCGATTGGACCTCGGAAAAAGCTGAAGCTGGACGGCGAGACGGTCAGTGCGGGAGTG GGTTCCAGTGGCGGCGGAGTGATGAGCAGTTCGGGATCTGCGCCAACGACGTTACGGCCGCGCATTAAGCGTGTCAACCTGCGCGACATGCTATTCTACATGGAGCAGGAGCGCGAATTCTGTCGCAGCTCCGTGCTGTTCAAGACATACCTCAAGTGA
- the Taf4 gene encoding transcription initiation factor TFIID subunit 4 isoform X2: MNTSQTAAGNRITFTSQPLPNGTINIAGNPGAVISTAQLPNTTTIKTIQAGIGGQHQGLQQVHHVQQQQQQQQQAQQQQTQSAGQPLLNSMLPAGVVVGMRHQAPSQQQQKNVPTNPLSRVVINSHMAGVRPQSPSITLSTLNTGQTPALLVKTDNGFQLLRVGTTTGPPTVTQTITNTSNNSNTTSTTNHPTTTQIRLQTVPAAAVSRYQQQQHQQQQQQQQQSQQQQQATSTTASTSIALRKTIVRTSSTVPSSNNNNNNNSIINATTTTNTTTTTTNNNNNNKPATNQQQQQQKLQQQQQQHLKAQQQQQHKQQQQASAAAAAAAAAANVAATIKIKQNSMTNTTATSNIIVNSVASSGYANSSQPPHLTQLNAQAPHLPQITQIQTIPAQQSQQQQQVNNVSSAGGVATAVSSTTAAATTTQQGNTKEKCRKFLANLIELSTREPKPVEKNVRTLIQELVNANVEPEEFCDRLERLLNASPQPCLIGFLKKSLPLLRQALYTKELVIEGIKPPPQHVLGLAGLSQQLPKIQAQIRPIGPSQTTTIGQTQVRMITPNALGAPRPTIGHTTISKQPPNIRLPTAPRLVNTGGIRTQIPSLQVPGQANIVQIRGPQHAQLQRTGSVQIRATTRPPNSVPTANKLTAVKVGQTQIKAITPSLHPPSLAAISGGPPPTPTLSVLSTLNSASTTSLPIPSLPTVHLPPEALRAREQMQNSLNHNNNHFEAKLVEIKAPSLLPPHMERINASLTPIGAKTMARPPPAISKTIGKKKRDAMEMDAKLNTSSGASAAAANSFFQQSSMSSMYGDDDINDVAAMGGVNLAEESQRILGCTENIGTQIRSCKDEVFLNLPALQARIRAITSEAGLDEPSQDVAVLISHACQERLKNIVEKLAVIAEHRIDVIKLDSRYEPAKDVRGQIKFLEELDKAEQKRHEELEREMLLRAAKSRSRVEDPEQAKMKARAKEMQRAEMEELRQRDANLTALQAIGPRKKLKLDGETVSAGVGSSGGGVMSSSGSAPTTLRPRIKRVNLRDMLFYMEQEREFCRSSVLFKTYLK, from the exons ATGAACACCAGCCAGACAGCTGCCGGCAACCGCATCACCTTCACCAGCCAGCCGCTGCCCAATGGCACCATCAACATAGCCGGCAATCCCGGCGCCGTCATATCCACGGCCCAGCTGCCGAACACCACCACCATCAAGACCATACAGGCGGGCATCGGTGGTCAGCATCAGGGACTCCAGCAGGTCCATCatgtccagcagcagcagcagcaacagcagcaggcgcagcagcagcagacgcAATCC GCCGGTCAACCGCTGCTCAACTCGATGCTGCCGGCGGGCGTGGTGGTTGGCATGCGCCACCAGGCGccgtcgcagcagcagcagaagaatGTGCCCACCAATCCGCTCAGTCGTGTGGTGATCAACTCGCACATGGCGGGCGTCAGGCCGCAGAGTCCATCG ATAACTTTAAGCACACTTAATACGGGTCAGACCCCGGCGTTGTTGGTCAAGACGGACAACGGGTTCCAGCTGTTGCGCGTGGGCACGACGACGGGTCCGCCGACGGTGACACAGACCATAACCAACACCAGCAATAACAGCAACACGACAAGCACCACAAACCATCCCACGACCACACAGATTCGTCTGCAAACTGTGCCGGCTGCAGCTGTAAGTAgataccaacaacaacaacatcagcagcaacagcaacaacagcagcaatcgcaacagcagcaacaagcaACCAGCACTACCGCCAGCACTAGCATTGCACTGCGCAAAACGATTGTCCGTACTTCATCCACAGTCCCATccagcaataataataacaataataatagtattatcaatgccaccaccaccaccaacaccaccaccaccactaccaacaacaacaacaacaacaaacccgCTACtaaccagcaacagcagcaacagaagctccaacagcaacagcagcagcatttgaaggcccagcagcagcagcagcataaacagcagcaacaggcatCCGCTGCGGCTgccgctgcagcagctgccgcCAATGTGGCAGCCACCATAAAGATCAAGCAAAAC TCTATGACCAACACGACGGCCACCAGCAACATTATTGTCAATTCGGTGGCCAGCAGTGGCTATGCGAACTCATCGCAGCCGCCGCACCTGACGCAATTGAATGCGCAGGCGCCGCACTTGCCGCAGATTACGCAGATCCAAACGATACCGGCCCAGCaatcccagcagcagcagcaggtgaaCAACGTAAGCTCCGCGGGAGGAGTGGCGACGGCGGTGAGCAGCACGACGGCGGCGGCGACGACGACGCAGCAGGGCAATACCAAAGAAAAGTGTCGCAAGTTTCTAGCCAATTTAATCGAATTGTCGACACGGGAACCGAAGCCGGTGGAGAAGAATGTGCGCACCCTCATCCAGGAGTTGGTCAATGCGAATGTGGAGCCCGAGGAGTTTTGTGACCGCCTGGAGCGCTTGCTCAACGCCAGCCCGCAGCCATGTCTGATTGGATTCCTCAAGAAGAGTTTGCCCCTGCTCCGGCAGGCGCTGTACACCAAGGAGCTGGTAATCGAAGGCATCAAACCACCGCCGCAGCATGTGCTCGGCCTGGCCGGACTCTCTCAACAGCTGCCT AAAATTCAAGCGCAAATCCGTCCCATCGGTCCCAGCCAGACAACGACTATTGGACAGACGCAGGTGCGCATGATAACGCCGAATGCCTTGGGCGCGCCGCGACCCACCATTGGCCACACGACGATATCGAAGCAGCCGCCCAATATCCGGTTGCCCACGGCACCGCGACTCGTCAACACGGGAGGAATTCGCACCCAGATTCCATCGTTACAGGTGCCTGGACAGGCG AATATAGTGCAAATTCGTGGACCGCAGCATGCGCAGTTGCAGCGCACGGGATCGGTGCAAATCCGGGCCACCACCCGGCCTCCAAACAGTGTGCCCACCGCGAACAAACTCACTGCCGTCAAGGTGGGCCAGACGCAAATCAAAGCGATTACGCCCAGCCTGCACCCGCCCTCGCTGGCCGCCATCTCCGGCGGACCGCCGCCCACGCCCACGCTTTCCGTTTTGTCCACTCTAAACTCCGCCTCGACCACATCGCTGCCGATACCGTCGCTACCCACGGTCCACCTGCCGCCCGAGGCTCTTCGAGCCCGCGAGCAGATGCAGAACTCGCTGaaccacaacaacaatcaCTTCGAAGCGAAGCTGGTGGAGATCAAGGCGCCGTCACTGCTGCCGCCGCACATGGAGCGCATCAACGCGTCGCTGACGCCGATTGGAGCCAAGACGATGGCGCGGCCGCCGCCAGCGATCAGCAAGACGATTGGTAAAAAGAAGCGAGACGCCATGGAAATGGACGCCAAGCTAAATACATCGAGCGGAGCGTCGGCCGCTGCGGCCAACTCGTTTTTCCAGCAGAGCTCCATGTCCTCGATGTACGGCGACGATGATATCAACGATGTGGCCGCCATGGGTGGCGTTAACCTGGCGGAGGAGTCGCAGCGCATACTCGGCTGCACGGAAAACATCGGCACGCAGATTCGTTCGTGCAAAGATGAAGTGTTTCTCAACCTGCCCGCCCTGCAAGCCCGGATACGGGCCATTACATCGGAGGCGGGACTGGACGAGCCGTCGCAGGATGTGGCCGTTCTGATATCGCACGCCTGCCAGGAGCGACTGAAGAATATTGTGGAGAAGTTGGCTGTGATAGCGGAGCACCGCATTGATGTCATCAAG TTGGATTCACGCTACGAGCCCGCCAAGGATGTGCGCGGTCAGATCAAGTTCCTGGAGGAGCTGGACAAGGCCGAGCAGAAGCGACACGAGGAGCTGGAGCGGGAGATGCTGCTGCGGGCAGCCAAGTCGAGGTCGCGCGTAGAGGATCCCGAGCAGGCCAAGATGAAGGCGAGG GCCAAGGAGATGCAGCGCGCCGAGATGGAGGAGCTGCGTCAGCGCGATGCCAATCTGACGGCGTTACAGGCGATTGGACCTCGGAAAAAGCTGAAGCTGGACGGCGAGACGGTCAGTGCGGGAGTG GGTTCCAGTGGCGGCGGAGTGATGAGCAGTTCGGGATCTGCGCCAACGACGTTACGGCCGCGCATTAAGCGTGTCAACCTGCGCGACATGCTATTCTACATGGAGCAGGAGCGCGAATTCTGTCGCAGCTCCGTGCTGTTCAAGACATACCTCAAGTGA
- the Taf4 gene encoding transcription initiation factor TFIID subunit 4 isoform X1: MNTSQTAAGNRITFTSQPLPNGTINIAGNPGAVISTAQLPNTTTIKTIQAGIGGQHQGLQQVHHVQQQQQQQQQAQQQQTQSVGATQTQTLVIKSNHHAVTLPAGLVSSAPAGIVTMTKTINQAGQPLLNSMLPAGVVVGMRHQAPSQQQQKNVPTNPLSRVVINSHMAGVRPQSPSITLSTLNTGQTPALLVKTDNGFQLLRVGTTTGPPTVTQTITNTSNNSNTTSTTNHPTTTQIRLQTVPAAAVSRYQQQQHQQQQQQQQQSQQQQQATSTTASTSIALRKTIVRTSSTVPSSNNNNNNNSIINATTTTNTTTTTTNNNNNNKPATNQQQQQQKLQQQQQQHLKAQQQQQHKQQQQASAAAAAAAAAANVAATIKIKQNSMTNTTATSNIIVNSVASSGYANSSQPPHLTQLNAQAPHLPQITQIQTIPAQQSQQQQQVNNVSSAGGVATAVSSTTAAATTTQQGNTKEKCRKFLANLIELSTREPKPVEKNVRTLIQELVNANVEPEEFCDRLERLLNASPQPCLIGFLKKSLPLLRQALYTKELVIEGIKPPPQHVLGLAGLSQQLPKIQAQIRPIGPSQTTTIGQTQVRMITPNALGAPRPTIGHTTISKQPPNIRLPTAPRLVNTGGIRTQIPSLQVPGQANIVQIRGPQHAQLQRTGSVQIRATTRPPNSVPTANKLTAVKVGQTQIKAITPSLHPPSLAAISGGPPPTPTLSVLSTLNSASTTSLPIPSLPTVHLPPEALRAREQMQNSLNHNNNHFEAKLVEIKAPSLLPPHMERINASLTPIGAKTMARPPPAISKTIGKKKRDAMEMDAKLNTSSGASAAAANSFFQQSSMSSMYGDDDINDVAAMGGVNLAEESQRILGCTENIGTQIRSCKDEVFLNLPALQARIRAITSEAGLDEPSQDVAVLISHACQERLKNIVEKLAVIAEHRIDVIKLDSRYEPAKDVRGQIKFLEELDKAEQKRHEELEREMLLRAAKSRSRVEDPEQAKMKARAKEMQRAEMEELRQRDANLTALQAIGPRKKLKLDGETVSAGVGSSGGGVMSSSGSAPTTLRPRIKRVNLRDMLFYMEQEREFCRSSVLFKTYLK; the protein is encoded by the exons ATGAACACCAGCCAGACAGCTGCCGGCAACCGCATCACCTTCACCAGCCAGCCGCTGCCCAATGGCACCATCAACATAGCCGGCAATCCCGGCGCCGTCATATCCACGGCCCAGCTGCCGAACACCACCACCATCAAGACCATACAGGCGGGCATCGGTGGTCAGCATCAGGGACTCCAGCAGGTCCATCatgtccagcagcagcagcagcaacagcagcaggcgcagcagcagcagacgcAATCCGTAGGTGCCACCCAAACACAAACCCTAGTTATTAAATCCAACCACCATGCTGTCACCCTGCCGGCGGGTCTAGTCTCAAGTGCACCAGCAGGAATCGTAACCATGACCAAGACCATCAATCAG GCCGGTCAACCGCTGCTCAACTCGATGCTGCCGGCGGGCGTGGTGGTTGGCATGCGCCACCAGGCGccgtcgcagcagcagcagaagaatGTGCCCACCAATCCGCTCAGTCGTGTGGTGATCAACTCGCACATGGCGGGCGTCAGGCCGCAGAGTCCATCG ATAACTTTAAGCACACTTAATACGGGTCAGACCCCGGCGTTGTTGGTCAAGACGGACAACGGGTTCCAGCTGTTGCGCGTGGGCACGACGACGGGTCCGCCGACGGTGACACAGACCATAACCAACACCAGCAATAACAGCAACACGACAAGCACCACAAACCATCCCACGACCACACAGATTCGTCTGCAAACTGTGCCGGCTGCAGCTGTAAGTAgataccaacaacaacaacatcagcagcaacagcaacaacagcagcaatcgcaacagcagcaacaagcaACCAGCACTACCGCCAGCACTAGCATTGCACTGCGCAAAACGATTGTCCGTACTTCATCCACAGTCCCATccagcaataataataacaataataatagtattatcaatgccaccaccaccaccaacaccaccaccaccactaccaacaacaacaacaacaacaaacccgCTACtaaccagcaacagcagcaacagaagctccaacagcaacagcagcagcatttgaaggcccagcagcagcagcagcataaacagcagcaacaggcatCCGCTGCGGCTgccgctgcagcagctgccgcCAATGTGGCAGCCACCATAAAGATCAAGCAAAAC TCTATGACCAACACGACGGCCACCAGCAACATTATTGTCAATTCGGTGGCCAGCAGTGGCTATGCGAACTCATCGCAGCCGCCGCACCTGACGCAATTGAATGCGCAGGCGCCGCACTTGCCGCAGATTACGCAGATCCAAACGATACCGGCCCAGCaatcccagcagcagcagcaggtgaaCAACGTAAGCTCCGCGGGAGGAGTGGCGACGGCGGTGAGCAGCACGACGGCGGCGGCGACGACGACGCAGCAGGGCAATACCAAAGAAAAGTGTCGCAAGTTTCTAGCCAATTTAATCGAATTGTCGACACGGGAACCGAAGCCGGTGGAGAAGAATGTGCGCACCCTCATCCAGGAGTTGGTCAATGCGAATGTGGAGCCCGAGGAGTTTTGTGACCGCCTGGAGCGCTTGCTCAACGCCAGCCCGCAGCCATGTCTGATTGGATTCCTCAAGAAGAGTTTGCCCCTGCTCCGGCAGGCGCTGTACACCAAGGAGCTGGTAATCGAAGGCATCAAACCACCGCCGCAGCATGTGCTCGGCCTGGCCGGACTCTCTCAACAGCTGCCT AAAATTCAAGCGCAAATCCGTCCCATCGGTCCCAGCCAGACAACGACTATTGGACAGACGCAGGTGCGCATGATAACGCCGAATGCCTTGGGCGCGCCGCGACCCACCATTGGCCACACGACGATATCGAAGCAGCCGCCCAATATCCGGTTGCCCACGGCACCGCGACTCGTCAACACGGGAGGAATTCGCACCCAGATTCCATCGTTACAGGTGCCTGGACAGGCG AATATAGTGCAAATTCGTGGACCGCAGCATGCGCAGTTGCAGCGCACGGGATCGGTGCAAATCCGGGCCACCACCCGGCCTCCAAACAGTGTGCCCACCGCGAACAAACTCACTGCCGTCAAGGTGGGCCAGACGCAAATCAAAGCGATTACGCCCAGCCTGCACCCGCCCTCGCTGGCCGCCATCTCCGGCGGACCGCCGCCCACGCCCACGCTTTCCGTTTTGTCCACTCTAAACTCCGCCTCGACCACATCGCTGCCGATACCGTCGCTACCCACGGTCCACCTGCCGCCCGAGGCTCTTCGAGCCCGCGAGCAGATGCAGAACTCGCTGaaccacaacaacaatcaCTTCGAAGCGAAGCTGGTGGAGATCAAGGCGCCGTCACTGCTGCCGCCGCACATGGAGCGCATCAACGCGTCGCTGACGCCGATTGGAGCCAAGACGATGGCGCGGCCGCCGCCAGCGATCAGCAAGACGATTGGTAAAAAGAAGCGAGACGCCATGGAAATGGACGCCAAGCTAAATACATCGAGCGGAGCGTCGGCCGCTGCGGCCAACTCGTTTTTCCAGCAGAGCTCCATGTCCTCGATGTACGGCGACGATGATATCAACGATGTGGCCGCCATGGGTGGCGTTAACCTGGCGGAGGAGTCGCAGCGCATACTCGGCTGCACGGAAAACATCGGCACGCAGATTCGTTCGTGCAAAGATGAAGTGTTTCTCAACCTGCCCGCCCTGCAAGCCCGGATACGGGCCATTACATCGGAGGCGGGACTGGACGAGCCGTCGCAGGATGTGGCCGTTCTGATATCGCACGCCTGCCAGGAGCGACTGAAGAATATTGTGGAGAAGTTGGCTGTGATAGCGGAGCACCGCATTGATGTCATCAAG TTGGATTCACGCTACGAGCCCGCCAAGGATGTGCGCGGTCAGATCAAGTTCCTGGAGGAGCTGGACAAGGCCGAGCAGAAGCGACACGAGGAGCTGGAGCGGGAGATGCTGCTGCGGGCAGCCAAGTCGAGGTCGCGCGTAGAGGATCCCGAGCAGGCCAAGATGAAGGCGAGG GCCAAGGAGATGCAGCGCGCCGAGATGGAGGAGCTGCGTCAGCGCGATGCCAATCTGACGGCGTTACAGGCGATTGGACCTCGGAAAAAGCTGAAGCTGGACGGCGAGACGGTCAGTGCGGGAGTG GGTTCCAGTGGCGGCGGAGTGATGAGCAGTTCGGGATCTGCGCCAACGACGTTACGGCCGCGCATTAAGCGTGTCAACCTGCGCGACATGCTATTCTACATGGAGCAGGAGCGCGAATTCTGTCGCAGCTCCGTGCTGTTCAAGACATACCTCAAGTGA